A genomic region of Gossypium hirsutum isolate 1008001.06 chromosome D01, Gossypium_hirsutum_v2.1, whole genome shotgun sequence contains the following coding sequences:
- the LOC107922513 gene encoding uncharacterized protein has translation MHAVKGGWVGQTFALAKCNESGGKKTRVRRSKEERKSMVESFIKKYQESNNGNFPSLNLTHKEVGGSFYIIREIVREIIQENRVLGPAKLTEGEHDIDRFLQQNPLGSISTPPEPLLSEQSNGSSFVPSHHEDESDESVMITNGNSMESENKEFGSEKIINGNLVDVTNGTDKAALVEVQVIEPPESDKSKKETYVFTSKVIQVEADIVVETFPLRPVAKPTDSVNGMSSEVGKLDENLYKTENGKLNVSQENGSFKLDGMNSSEVSVLTDDGKEVENNVGLLLEKNSNLTDKKMVESISDPLSESSECSTGVTAKLGTPNGAALEVSRTDTLMSDTNEQSKAIVGEAINVSNGFHPKNHGTYESTSERAVAVESKVDAQHVNSKKGSSKTLDRINLESWEGTSKSRAESETNPLWTIFKSFVTAFINFWSE, from the exons ATGCATGCTGTAAAAGGTGGGTGGGTTGGGCAAACATTTGCCCTAGCTAAGTGCAATGAGTCCGGAGGGAAGAAGACTCGGGTTCGGCGTTCAAAGGAGGAAAGGAAGTCAATGGTTGAATCTTTTATAAAGAA GTATCAAGAATCAAACAATGGGAATTTTCCATCTCTTAACCTCACCCACAAGGAAGTTGGTGGGTCTTTCTACATAATACGGGAGATTGTGCGAGAGATAATTCAAGAAAATAGAGTGTTGGGTCCTGCTAAGTTGACTGAAGGGGAACATGACATTGATCGGTTCTTGCAACAAAATCCACTGGGTTCCATTTCAACTCCACCCGAACCTCTTCTGTCCGAACAATCAAATGGAAGTTCTTTTGTTCCTAGTCATCATGAGGATGAAAGTGATGAATCGGTTATGATTACTAATGGGAATTCTATGGAATCTGAAAATAAAGAGTTTGGCAGTGAAAAAATTATTAATGGGAATCTTGTTGATGTGACAAATGGAACTGATAAAGCAGCACTTGTAGAAGTGCAAGTAATTGAACCTCCTGAAAGTGATAAAAGTAAAAAGGAAACATATGTATTCACATCTAAAGTCATTCAAGTAGAAGCAGATATAGTAGTAGAGACATTTCCCTTGCGGCCTGTTGCTAAGCCAACTGATAGCGTCAATGGAATGTCTAGCGAAGTTGGGAAATTAGATGAAAATTTGTATAAAACGGAAAATGGGAAGCTGAATGTGAGTCAAGAAAATGGTAGTTTTAAGTTGGATGGTATGAATTCCTCTGAGGTTTCTGTGTTGACAGATGATGGTAAAGAAGTAGAAAACAATGTGGGTTTGTTGTTGGAAAAGAATTCCAATTTAACAGATAAGAAAATGGTGGAAAGCATTTCAGATCCGTTATCAGAAAGCTCAGAATGCTCTACTGGGGTAACTGCTAAGCTTGGTACTCCCAATGGTGCAGCATTAGAGGTCTCTCGAACTGACACTTTAATGTCGGATACAAATGAACAAAGCAAAGCAATTGTTGGAGAG GCAATAAATGTTTCAAATGGTTTCCACCCAAAAAATCATGGCACTTATGAGTCAACATCGGAGAGGGCAGTTGCAGTTGAAAGTAAAGTTGACGCGCAGCATGTCAACTCAAAGAAAGGAAGCAGTAAAACATTAGACCGAATTAATCT TGAATCATGGGAAGGGACATCGAAAAGCCGTGCAGAATCTGAAACTAACCCCCTTTGGACTATCTTTAAATCCTTTGTTACCGCCTTTATAAACTTCTGGTCTGAGTAA